A stretch of the Vigna radiata var. radiata cultivar VC1973A chromosome 7, Vradiata_ver6, whole genome shotgun sequence genome encodes the following:
- the LOC106768088 gene encoding protein C2-DOMAIN ABA-RELATED 7-like has translation MENVLGLIKLRIKKGSNLKACDTRTSDPYVFVTMAEQQLRTSVAKDTLNPEWNEELTLYVKDVNIPILLTVTDKDTFTPDDNMGDAEIDLKPYLQCVKMGLRDMAEGHIVKQIQPDRTNCLAEGSNCMWKNDKLIQEMTLRLRNVKHGEITVEIGWVTLPDSKGLSQVQF, from the exons ATGGAGAACGTTCTCGGTCTTATCAAACTTCGTATCAAAAAAGGCTCTAATCTCAAAGCTTGCGACACTCGTACCAGTGACCCATATGTCTTTGTCACCATGGCCGAACAG CAACTGAGAACTAGTGTTGCAAAAGATACCTTAAATCCTGAGTGGAATGAAGAACTGACCCTTTATGTAAAAGATGTTAACATTCCAATACTTTTG ACAGTTACAGACAAAGACACTTTCACGCCAGATGACAACATGGGTGATGCAGAAATAGACTTAAAGCCATATCTTCAGTGTGTGAAGATGGGGTTAAGAGATATGGCAGAAGGTCACATAGTGAAGCAGATTCAACCAGATAGGACTAACTGCCTTGCTGAAGGCAGCAACTGCATGTGGAAAAATGATAAACTCATCCAAGAGATGACTTTAAGATTGAGAAATGTCAAGCATGGGGAAATAACTGTGGAAATTGGGTGGGTTACTCTCCCAGATTCAAAAGGCTTATCACAAGTTCAGTTTTAG